From a single Anaerolineaceae bacterium oral taxon 439 genomic region:
- a CDS encoding phosphoenolpyruvate--protein phosphotransferase: MAGEIVRTQKRILSGRGNGFGLVKGVAAKMEERAAMILRQSAADVCLEKRRWEKAVLDVQSHLQEQYSKALEVLNNDESGILSAHLSLLEDPALIEAVSEMIEEEGCCVEWALKSQTEKICGMLEKSGNLVIRERALDICDISAQLMGALANAQSDQRVCHASRFYAEGPVVSDIQDQCIMIKNVLYPSDVIHFNFVKYCGIIVAHGSWTTHSAILAKSKSIPMVILDHGEEIESIEDGSELILDADDGVITLNPEAEDYRSFEAKMKRNEETLRLFDTLKGCSLRSRNDRRIRFEANISGPDDLPSVIQSGAQGIGLFRTEFLYYNQASLPDEEQQYQIYRNVLQAMKNLPVTFRTFDIGGDKQVPGLNLPEEMNPFLGYRAIRIALAEPELFKTQIRAILRAAAGLPVRIMFPMISTVEELERAKAIVYASMHELKNQGIPCSEEIKLGMMVEIPAAAVLADEFAKHCDFFSIGTNDLIQYTMACDRLNEKVQNLYRADNPAVLQLIKAIAEAAHRHGIEVGICGEAASSIDLIPAWLDYGIDVLSMSPSILPKIQVCCYQMGLIHKENPLSDR; the protein is encoded by the coding sequence TTGGCGGGAGAAATCGTGAGGACTCAAAAACGGATTCTAAGTGGACGTGGGAACGGATTCGGTCTGGTTAAAGGTGTTGCCGCTAAGATGGAAGAGCGAGCAGCGATGATTCTTAGACAGTCAGCTGCTGATGTTTGCCTGGAAAAGCGCCGCTGGGAAAAGGCTGTGCTGGATGTTCAAAGTCATTTGCAGGAGCAATATTCAAAGGCATTGGAAGTTTTAAATAATGACGAATCCGGAATTCTGTCTGCTCATCTGTCGCTTCTTGAGGATCCGGCTTTGATAGAAGCTGTTTCCGAGATGATAGAGGAAGAGGGCTGCTGTGTCGAATGGGCTCTGAAATCTCAGACGGAGAAGATATGCGGAATGTTGGAAAAATCCGGTAATTTAGTCATACGCGAGCGCGCATTGGATATTTGTGATATATCAGCTCAGCTTATGGGGGCGTTAGCAAACGCTCAATCTGATCAGCGCGTTTGTCACGCCTCTCGTTTTTATGCGGAAGGTCCGGTTGTTTCTGATATTCAGGATCAGTGTATTATGATTAAGAATGTGCTTTATCCTTCCGACGTGATTCATTTCAACTTTGTAAAGTACTGCGGAATTATTGTTGCGCATGGCAGCTGGACAACGCATTCTGCTATTCTGGCTAAATCTAAATCTATTCCTATGGTGATTCTGGATCATGGCGAAGAAATAGAATCTATTGAAGATGGATCCGAACTGATTCTGGACGCGGATGACGGCGTGATAACGCTTAACCCGGAAGCCGAGGATTATCGTTCGTTTGAGGCGAAGATGAAGCGAAACGAAGAAACGCTGCGGCTGTTTGATACCTTAAAAGGATGCTCCCTGCGTTCAAGGAATGACAGGCGTATCCGATTTGAAGCGAATATCAGTGGGCCTGATGATCTTCCTTCCGTGATCCAATCGGGCGCTCAGGGAATTGGCCTCTTCCGGACGGAATTTCTCTATTACAATCAAGCCTCTCTCCCTGACGAAGAACAGCAATATCAGATTTATCGGAATGTTCTTCAGGCTATGAAGAATCTCCCCGTTACATTTCGTACCTTCGATATCGGCGGCGATAAACAGGTTCCTGGTCTGAACCTGCCTGAAGAGATGAACCCATTCCTCGGTTATCGTGCGATACGGATTGCTTTGGCTGAACCTGAACTGTTCAAGACGCAAATTCGAGCTATTTTGCGAGCGGCTGCGGGGTTGCCAGTCCGAATTATGTTCCCAATGATATCCACGGTAGAAGAACTTGAGCGGGCGAAAGCGATTGTATATGCGTCAATGCATGAGCTGAAAAATCAGGGAATTCCTTGCTCTGAAGAGATTAAATTAGGGATGATGGTTGAAATTCCGGCCGCGGCTGTATTGGCGGATGAATTCGCTAAACACTGCGATTTTTTCAGTATTGGGACGAATGATTTGATTCAGTATACAATGGCCTGTGACCGTTTAAATGAAAAAGTACAAAATCTCTATCGGGCTGATAATCCGGCAGTTTTGCAGTTGATTAAGGCAATTGCGGAGGCTGCGCACCGGCACGGAATTGAGGTCGGGATTTGCGGCGAGGCGGCGTCAAGCATTGATCTGATTCCTGCCTGGCTGGATTATGGGATCGATGTTTTGAGTATGTCCCCAAGTATTCTCCCAAAAATTCAGGTATGCTGTTATCAGATGGGGCTTATTCATAAAGAAAATCCTCTGAGCGACCGTTAG
- a CDS encoding PTS N-acetylgalactosamine transporter subunit IID, which translates to MSWWQAIVVAFLYYFADAPFFFGEGYYVLQRPVVGGFLVGLVMGNPVQGAIIGGTINLIFLGHMSVGGSIPSDMALAGYVGTAFALALDTSLEAALALALPIGILGTVVWVGRMSISSIFAHWADNYAEKGDERGVMLMNWLPAQIMLFVFKMIVVALFCKWGGEAVGGFLNAIAGSWAFRGLSAVGGVLPALGIALNLRAILKQETWPFLLAGFVLAAYFNIPIIGISIIGLICAMVFMTNTKKSLKEAKEG; encoded by the coding sequence ATGTCTTGGTGGCAAGCAATTGTTGTTGCATTTCTTTACTACTTTGCGGACGCTCCGTTTTTCTTCGGGGAAGGCTATTATGTTCTGCAGCGCCCGGTAGTCGGCGGATTTCTTGTGGGTTTGGTAATGGGAAATCCTGTGCAGGGGGCTATTATCGGTGGAACGATTAACCTGATCTTCCTCGGGCATATGAGCGTTGGCGGTTCTATTCCGAGCGACATGGCGTTGGCTGGATACGTTGGTACAGCCTTTGCTCTGGCCTTGGATACAAGTCTGGAGGCCGCTTTGGCGTTGGCTCTACCGATTGGCATTCTCGGTACGGTTGTCTGGGTTGGACGTATGAGTATTTCCTCTATATTCGCGCATTGGGCGGATAATTACGCTGAAAAAGGGGATGAACGAGGCGTCATGCTTATGAACTGGCTGCCTGCACAGATCATGCTGTTTGTTTTCAAAATGATTGTTGTCGCTTTGTTCTGCAAGTGGGGTGGCGAAGCGGTTGGCGGTTTCCTGAATGCAATCGCTGGCAGCTGGGCTTTCAGAGGGTTATCCGCTGTGGGCGGCGTACTGCCTGCGCTTGGAATTGCCTTGAACCTGAGGGCGATTTTGAAACAGGAAACGTGGCCGTTTTTACTGGCGGGTTTCGTTTTAGCCGCTTACTTCAATATTCCCATTATCGGAATTAGCATTATCGGTCTTATTTGTGCGATGGTCTTTATGACGAATACGAAAAAGTCGCTGAAAGAAGCTAAGGAAGGGTAG